The DNA segment CACTGGATGGCGGCGCAGTCAGCCTTGTGTGTGGCGTACTCCGGTGGGGTCGACAGCACCCTGGTGGCGGCGATGGCCTACGAAGCCAAGGGCGATGCAGCCCTTGCGGTCACGGGGGTTTCTCCGGCCCTGGCGCCGCATCTGTTGCGGGAAGCCCGTAATCAGGCCTCCTGGATCGGCATTGTGCATCGGGAGTGTGCAACGGCTGAGTTGAACGACCCCGACTACAGCAGCAACCCGGTGGATCGCTGCTTTGCCTGCAAGCGTGAACTGCACCACCACCTTCAGCCTATTGCCGCGGCTGCGGGTGGTGCCTTGGTGATTGATGGGGTCAATCTCGATGACCTCGGTGATCACCGGCCCGGCATTGACGCGGCACTAGAGGCAGGGGTTCGCTCTCCCCTGGCTGAATTGTCGATCGACAAAGTAGCGATCCGTGCCTTGTCCCGGGCTCTCGGCTTTCCCTGGTGGGACAAGCCGGCACAGCCCTGCCTGGCCTCTCGCTTCCCCTACGGCGAAAGCATCAGCGCCGAGCGGTTGAAGCGGGTGGGCCAGGCGGAAGCTTGGTTGATCGCCAGGGGATTCAGCACCGTCCGTGTGAGATCCCATGGTCTCGCCGCACGGATTGAGGTGCCCAGCGAGCAGATTCGCGCTGTGATCGCTCTCTCTGAGAGCGAACCTCTGGTCGAGGCCTTTCGCTCCCTTGGCTTCACTTCCGTCAATCTGGATCTTGAAGGCCTGATCAGCGGCAAGTTGAACCGCCGCTGATCGCGCCTGGGCCGGTTTAGCTTGGGAACTGGCTCGGCGTTTCCACGGGTTCTCTCACCCCTGTGGCGATGGCTGCCGGCGTTTCTCGCAGAAAGCTCTTCAGCGCATGGCGTTTCGCTTGAAGCTCACTGCAGAGAATGGCGCAGGCCTGTTCCGGCATGGTGTGGTCACCACAGGTGAACACATCAACAGCGGCGTAGCCGGATTCCGGCCAGGTGTGGATGGAAATGTGGGATTCCGCCAGCAGGGCCAGGCCCGTGACGCCCTGGGGTTGAAATTGATGGGTGATCAGGTTCAGCAGCGTCGCACCAGCGCCTTTGGCTGCTGAGGTGATTGTTGTGCGGATGAATGCTTCATCGTCGAGCCGGCTCGGGTCGCAGTCGTAGAGCTCGAGAATGCAGTGTTTGCCGACCATGTCGGTGGCATGAATCTCAGGTGCCCCCCATCCCGGGTTGGGATGCAGTTCAGAGAGGGTCTGCTCCATCAGGCGATGAGAGAAAAATAAGTCCGCCACCCTATCCGATCTTCAGGTCGGGTCTCAGCTCTCTTGCTCCGAGAATTTGGGCCTGCTGCTGCCACCCGCCGCCAAAGCCTTCAAGGTGCGTGGCGCTCACCAGGCATTGATGCGATTCACCCACAGCTTCGAGCAGGAGCTGCTGGCGGGTGGGATCCAGTTCGGCAAGCACGTCATCGAGAAGCAGCAGTGGAGGCTCCCCACACAGCTGGGTCACCAGCTCCAGTTCGGCGAGCTTCAGGCCCAGCACCAGCGACCGCTGCTGGCCGGCTGAACCAAACCGTCGTGCCGGGCTGCCTCCCAGCAGCAGGGCGATCTCATCCCTGTGCGGGCCCACACGGCAGCTGCCAAGACGTTCCTCCTCCTCCCGCTGCTGGCGCAGTTGCTCTTCGATGGCCAGTCGCCAGGGTTCTTCTGCATCCTCCCCATCGAGCCGGCTGCCGGGTTTGTAGTGCAGTTCCAAGGCTTCTGTTCCCCCGCTGAGGTGGGTCTGCCAGCGCTGGGCGATCGGTTCCAGCCGATGCAGGGCCCGTTGCCGACGCCGGTGAATCCGGGTGCTCACCAGCGCCATCTGAACGTCAAACGCGTCGAGCAGTGCGTGGCGTTCGCCACTGGAGATCTGCCTCTGGCGCCAGAGCTGGCTGCGCTGTCGCAACAACCGGTTCAGCCGTGCCATCAGATCGGCATACACCGGCTCAAGCTGCAGCACCACCCGGTCCAGCCACTGGCGGCGTAGGGCGGGTTCACCTCGCACCAGATCAAGATCGAGGGCGCTGAAGCCGATGCAGCGCAGCGGCCCAATCAGGTCGAGCTGCCGATCCAGCAGCTTTCCGTTTCGTCTGGCCTGACGGCCTCCCTGGCGCCGCAGTTCCAGTTCCAGGCGATCCCCATCCCCCACGTCGGCTCGGATCAGAGCCTGGGGTGTGTCCCACTGAATCAGATCCCGATCATTGCTGCAGCGATGGGAGCGCAGGCTGCCCAGCAGTTCAACCGCCTCGAGCAGGTTGGACTTGCCAATGCCATTGGGCCCGATCACCAGCAGGCGTGGGTGCGTCAGTTCCAGCTGCAGAACGGTGTGGTTCCGGAAGCCCTGCAATTGGAGCCTGTGGAGCCGGATGGATGCTGGGGCGACCAGTGAGTAAGGTACTTGTATCGGGACGGTTGCCGCTCGATATCACTGCGGCTTAATGCCGATCAGTGGGCATGTAGCTCAGTTGGATAGAGCATCAGATTCCGGTTCTGAGGGTCGGGGGTTCGAGTCCCTCCATGCTCGTGTTGATGCTTACGTCTCAGTTCAGGCTGAGGCCCATGGCCCTGATGCCATTGGGATCAATCAGGAAACCTTGCTGTTTGAGTGCCTCCAAGGCAGCTGCAGGGGCCGAGATCGAGAGGCTGCAGCCGGGCAGATCCCGGCGCAGAATCTGCAGGGCACGGTGCACCAGAACGGCAAAAAGAGCCCCCTGGTTTGGTCCGGGTTTGGCGGCCAGGTTCCAAAGATTGGCATTGAGGGCCAGATCACTGGTGGCCCGCACAAATCCGATCAGTTCCCCTGTTGATTCCTCCAGGATGCTGATCTGCCACAGGCTGCGCTGAAGGGCGAGCTCCCAGCGTTCCTCCGGGTGGGTTGATTCCCCGCAGGACATCAGCAGGGTGTTGAGCTGCTGGGAAGTGGGAGGGGTCGATGTTTCGAGTCGCGTTCCCTCAGGCAAGGGTGGAATCGAGGGTTGTTGAAGGAACGACAGCACTGTGGATCAACCGGTGTTGCGCATGCCGGCGGCAATGCCGTTGAGGGTGAGCAAGGCCCCCCGCAGCAGTTCGCTGCGGCTGTAGGTGCGGGTGTCCTCGGGGGCGCCGGGTGTCTCACTCATGGGGGGTTGCCGGTTCTGATCCCGCAGTCGCTTCAGCAGTGCAACCTGAAGGAAGCCCAGGGGAACGATGGTGCGGTTGCGCAGATCAACAGACAGCTGCAGCCCTTGATCAGCGCCTAGCAGTCGGTTTTGGCCTGTGATTTCCAGAACCAGTTTGCGGGTGAGTTCGTATTCCTTGGCGATCACCTGGAAGATCGCTTCAAAGGCTTCCCGCTGTTCGGGGTGCCCCAGGCTGTTCATGTAGTGATGGGCCAGGTCGAGATCCACCTTGGAGAGGGTCATTTCCACCTTGGAAATGAGCATCCGGAAGAACGGCCAACGTTGATGGAGGCGCCGCAGCAGGTCGAGCTGTTCGGAGTCGCCGCCCACTTCTTCCGAGAGCGCCGTGCCGAAGCCAAACCAGCTCGGCAAAAGGAATCGACTCTGGGTCCAGCCGAAGACCCAGGGAATCGCCCGCAGGCTGGAGAGGTCCTTGGCACCGGTTTTGCGGCGGGCCGGTCGGCTGGAGATCTGCAGTTTGCTGATTTCCTCGATCGGTGTCACCTGCTGGAAAAACGCCACCAGATCGGGGTTGTCGTGAACCAGAGCCCGGTAATGCTCGCGTGAGCGGGTGGCAAGACGACTCATCAGCTGATTCCAGCTGGGTGTCGCATCAAGCTGGTTGGTCACCAGGCTGTTCTGCACCACGGCCGTTGTGACGGTCTCCAGGTTGTAGAGCGCCAACTCAGGCAGGCTGTATTTGGAGGCCAGCACTTCACCCTGTTCGGTGATTTTGATCCGGCCCTGCAGCGTGCCGCTGGGTTGGGCCAGGATCGCCTGATAGGCCGGCCCGCCGCCACGACTGACGGATCCACCACGGCCGTGGAAGAGGCGAAGTGCCACATCCTGGCGGCTGGCGAGTTCCTGAAGGGCGATCTGAGCCTGATGAATCTCCCAGTTGCTGGAGAGGAAGCCGGAATCCTTGTTGCTGTCCGAGTAGCCCAGCATGAGCTCCTGCAGCGGCTGTTTCTGCTGCCCAACAACGGGGAGGAGTTCGCGGTACAGCGGCGTCTTGAAAAGTCCCTCCATCACCTCAGGGGCCCGTTGGAGATCCTCCACGGTTTCGAACAGCGGCACCACCAACAGGGAGGCTCGTTTGTTGGGGGGATCCACCAGGCCTGCCTCCTTGGCCAGCAGCAGAACCTCCAGGAGATCCGATGCCGTGTGGCTCATGGAGATCACGTAGGAGTTGCAGATCCGCGGACCGAACTCCTCCTGGAGACGTTGAAGCATGCGGAACACCGCCAGCGTCTCGGCTGTCGCCGCCGACCAGCTGGCGGCAGGCGGAATCAGGGGGCGACGGGTCTGCAGTTCCTGCAGAAGCCATGCCATCCGCTCCGTTTCATCCATGTCCCCATAGGCCTGGGGAAGGTCCAGGTTGCGGGTGAGTTCATCGATGGCATCGCTGTGGCGGGTGCTCTCTTGACGGATGTCGAGGCTGGCCAGCGAGAACCCGAAGATGTGCACCTGGTGCAGCAGCGTGTCGAGCTGTTCGCAGCTCAGTTCGGTGCTGACAAGGCTGTTGCGCACCAATTCCAAATCACTACGGAACTGGTCCACCGAGGTGTAGTGGAGAACCTCAGCGCCGCTCAGCCCGGCCTGGGGATCAGCCAGAGCTTCACAGGGCATCTGCCAGCCCGCCTCCGACAGCTGGTTGTTGCGGGCGAGGGTGCGCTCCAGTTTTTCAAGCACATAGCAGAGCTTCAGCCGGTATGGCTCCAGCCGGTATCGCGCTGCTCTGCGCTCGTAAATCTCCGGGAACCGGAGCCGATCCATCTCCAGCGACTCCAGCAGGGACGGAGCTACCTGACTCCACTGCATGGAGATGCTCAGCTGCTGGCGGAGCGACTGCACAGAGCTGATATACAGCTCGAGCATCAGCTGACGCTGATAGCAGGCCGTGCGCCAGGTGATCTCGGGTGTGACCGAGGGATTGCCGTCCCGATCGGAACCCACCCAGGAGCCGAAGGTGCAGAACGACGCCTGGGGGACCTGGACATCGGGGTAGTGGCGATGCAGGGCAGTAATCAGCCTTCTGCGCAGTGTCGGCATCGCGTCAAACAACACCTGCTGGAAGTAGTGCAGGGTTGAATCCACCTCATCGATCACGGTGGGCTTGAACTGGTGGAGTTCATCGGTTCGCCACCACAGGCGGATTTCCTCTTCCAGTTGGCCGCGGCATTCCTCACGCATCTGATGCGCCAGAGGAGCATCGGATTGAAGTTGCTGGAGCAAATTGGCCACGCGGCGGATTTTGTGCCGCACCGTGTGCCGCACGATTTCGGTGGGGTGTGCGGTGAAGACCAGTCGGATGTCCAGTTCCCGCAGCAGGTGTTCCACCTGCGCAGGGGGAACGTTCATCCGTCGCAGCCGCTCGAACACCTCTCCAAAGGTGGCTGGATCGGTTTGATTGGCGAGGGGCGGAGCGAAGGGATCAAAGGCATCCCGTTGCGCGGCGTCAGCACTGGGCTTGAGGCTGTCGAGATAGCTGTCTTCCTCGATCCGCTGCTCAAGAATGTTGATGAGCTGGAAGTACAGCGAAAAGGCACGGGCCGCTGAGATGGCCTCTGAAAGATCCATGGCCTTGATCAGCTCGACGATCGCCTCGCTCGTGCTGTTGCCGTCCCGTCCTTCTAGAGAGACTGGGTCACTGAGTTGTTTGAGCCTCAGCAGGCGTTCGCTCTGCTCCGGGGGACACTCACTGCGCAGCACCGACTTCCAGAGGTCTTCAATTAGATCAAGACGGTGCTGAAGAAGCTGCCCTGCGCCGGATCCACCACCGCTCATGCGTGCAGTCTCTTGCTCGGAGACAGGGGTGGTGGACTCGGGCATGAAGTCTCCACGCTGCGACGAACTCAACACGATCATCCCAAACAGGCTTCCCCAGTGGAGATCCGTTCCTCCTCCTCCATCCGCTGAATACCTTTCAGAAGCAGGTCTTCGATGGCTTGGCCCTGGCCATGGGCCGTTTCCCAGCGCATGGCCTGATTGCCATGAACAAGCAGAGAATCCAAGGGCTTCAAGCAGTCGTTGAGTTGGAGCGATTCGGCCAGGGGGGCCAGCTGATCAAGCAGCTCCATCAGCCAGTCCCTGCAAGTGATTGCACGGCCGTCCTGCCAATGCCTGAGTTCAGCATTCAGGCTGGATCGGGCCACAGCGGCGTCGTTGCTATCGGCCAGTTGGACCAGTTCATCGGCGGAAAGGGAGCTGCCACGAAGCGGATCGAGGCTTTCGATGTTGCTTTTGAGGGCCAGCAGCCTCAGCTCCAGCAGACAGGTGATCGCCAGCAGTTCATCGGGATTGGTGACCAGATCACAGATTCGTAACTCCAACCGGTTGAGGTCGTAGGGACGCCGCGGACCATTGGGCCGAACGGACGTCCACAGGTGACGCTCGTTGCGCATGGCACCCGTGGCCAGTTGCTCCTCCACCCATTGGATGTAGTGCTCATGATCCCGGAACAGGGGAACCGCGGGGGGCGTGAGCGGGAATTGATGCCATCGCTGGGAGTGGTGGCTGGTGCTCCGCCCATCCAGGAAGGGAGAACTGGCACTCAGGGCGAGCAGCAAAGCCGCTTCGCAGCGCACGAGCCGAACTGCTGCAAACAACCAGTTGAGATCGGTGATCCCGAGGTTGATGTGGATGCTGGCTGTCACGACCCTGGTGCCATACAGCTGTTCAATCAGCGCGTGATAGGCGTTGTCTGGGTCGGAGCGTTCGAATCGGCTGCTGTCGCCCAGGCTCATGGTGCTGCCGGGAAGAAGCGTCAGATCACGCTTCTGCAGCCACTGCCGCAGCGTCCGCCGGGGAGCGAGCAGCGCCTCGGGCAGTGCGGCGTAATCCCGGATCGGGTCGGTGACGTATTCGAGGTTGCGACAGTCCGGCTCTGTCACAAAGCCAGGCAGGTCCCTGGCCACGTCGGAGGCGACGCCCACGTTTGCTCCGTTGGTGCGACCGGTGAACAGTTCAACTTCGAAGCCTTTCAGCAGAAGGGGTTGCGCTGTCATTCCGGCGGATTCAGGCATGCCAGTGCGGTCAGCATTCCCCGGGCTTTGTTGAGGGTCTCCTCAAACTCTGCCGTCGGCTGTGAATCGGCCACAACACCGGCCCCGGCCTGCACTTTGACCCGGCAACCTCCGCCGTCACGGGGTTGCACCACCATGGTGCGGATGGTGATCGCCGTGTTGAGGGCCCCGGCCAGATCAACGGATCCGTACACCCCGGAATAGGGGCCACGCGCATCGGGTTCAAGCTCGTGGATGAGTTGCATCGCCCGGATTTTTGGTGCACCGCTGACGGTGCCGGCGGGGAACGCCGCCATCAGCAGATCCCACACATCGTGTGCCGGGCCTAGACGTCCTTCGACTTGGCTGACGATGTGCATCACGTGGGAGTAGCGCTCGATCACCATCAGGTCCTGCACCGCCACGCTTCCGGGCTGACAGACCCTGCCGAGGTCATTGCGGCCCAGATCCACCAGCATCACGTGCTCAGCCCGTTCCTTGGGATCGGCCAGCAGGTCAGCTTCCAGCTCGCGGTCCTCCAGGGGAGTGGCGCCGCGAGGGCGTGTTCCGGCGATGGGCCGCAGGCTGGCGTGGATGCCATCAGCAGCCGGTTCGGCTTGAACCATCACTTCGGGACTGGAGCCAATCAGTTGCCAGTCCCCGAAATCGAAGAACGCCATGTATGGCGATGGATTCACCATCCGCAGACTGCGGTACAGCTCTAGGGGTGATTGAGGGACCTCCGTCTCCAGGCGCTGACTGATCACCAGTTGGAACACATCGCCGGCTGCGATGTGTTCCTTGGCGGTGTCGACGGCGGCTTCGAATTCATCGCGGCTGCGGTTGGAGCGCACAGCGGGAAGCTCTTTGCTTCTCGCGTCCCAGGTCAGTGGTTTGACGGCGGGCAGAGGTGCGTTCATCCGTTGGCGCAGGGCCTCGATTCGTCCGATGGCGGTCTGCCAGGCCTGCTCCTCATCCGCCCCGTTGGAGAGGTCGCCGAAGGCGACGGCGGTGATCTGTCGTTTCACCTGATCAAAGATCAGGATCGCGTCCATCAACATCCAGATCCCATCCGGGGGATCGGCCGCAGCACGGGGGTGGACTGCGACGGTGGGTTCGATCCACTGGATCAGTTCGTAGCCCCAAACTCCGTACAGCTGTCCCAGGGGAGGGAGGCCCGGCAGGTTGACGCAGGAGTACGGCGCGAGGCAGTCGCGCAGGGATTCGAACGGGTTACCGCTGAACTGCTCTTCACGACCGTCACGCCAGGTGCGCGTCAGACGATCGTTCCGCGCCGACGCCGTCCAGAGAGGATCGCAGGCAATCACACTCCAACGCCCGAGGGTTTCACCACCTTCGACAGATTCCAGCAGCACGCCTGGAGGCCTTCCGTCGCCCACCTTGATCCAGGTGGTGAGGGGTGTTTCAAGATCTGCGGGCCAACTCTGAGCCAGAGGAATCAGGTTGGCACCACTGCAAACAGCCTGATGAAAGGCGTCGCGATCGGGACTGAACATGACCTGATCATCGCAGCCGAGACCCGGAGATCATGACCTCCGGGCGACCGACCGCTTTGAGAGATCAGGCGTCGAAGGTGTTGCGGCCGCTGAACTTGATGTTGGCCGGGTTGACGTTCTGGCCAATGCGACGGGGGTTGTGGCCCACCATGGGACGACCTTCGTTCACCTTCTCGGAGAACACGCCATCCTTGGGATGCAGGAATTCGGTGTCACCACCGGGGTAGATCCGGTAGATCTTGTAGTCCTCGATCCGGGGCTTGAATTTAGTGCGCAGCTGAGTGCCGAGGGCGAGGCACTGTTCTTTGCGAGCGAAGTACATCAGGTTTTCACCTGAATTCATCAGAGCGGCACCACCGGTGGGCAGCTCAAAGGCCTGCTCTGTCTTGCTGGTCCAGGTGATTGCGTATTTCTCTTCAGTCTCCGCTGAATTCAGAAGGCCGCCAGTGCTGGCGATGTGCTGGGGAAGTTGACCGTTTAACGCCGTTGCTGCCATGGCTGAAAGAATCCACAAGAGCCGTTATGGCTGGAAAGTAGCACCATCATTGGGGCCTGTTTTGACCTCCGAAAGCAAGCTTCACACCCGTCAACAAACCCATCACTCTCCAGGGGTATGCACCGGAAAAAAAACAGTGATGTCGCGGTCACGCCTGGGCTGATAGCGGCCCCCCAGGCTCGCCATCATCTGGCGGGTCGCATCCTGGCTTAACTGCAGGCTCCCAGTGCTGGGATCCCAGCTGAGGACGGTTCCCACGTTCTCGCGCTGGGGCGCCGAGCCGGCCTCTGTGGCCTGGCTCCTGTCGGGATGCTCCACGTGCAGCTGAAGCTTCACCCGCGGACCCGCTGCCTGGAGGTGAAGCGTGAGCTGACTGCCGGAGGGGAGCCCCCTGGTGCTGCGGTCGATCAGACCCCCCAGCATCGGTTCCAGTCGCCGGGAATCACTGAGGATCGCCGGCAGATCAGCGCTGAGATCCAGCTCAAGGGCGATCCCGCGACGGTCCAGCTGCTCCGTCCAGCTGGGCGCAAGGGCGCTCAGCATGGCTTGCAAATCCGTGCGGGCCAGATTGGCCTCGTTGGGCTCCCGTTGCAGTTCAGCGGCATGGAAGATCAGGCCAAAGCGATCAATCTGCTCGCTGCATTCCACATCGATCTGCCGCAAGCGATTCACAACGACATCAGCCAGATCCTTCCGCCGCAGCAGAGAGCGGATCAGTGTTCGGATCGTGGCCAGAGGGGTTCGCACCTCATGGGTGATCGCTTCCAGCAAATTCAGATCTCCATGGCTGGGAGCTTCCGGTGGGCGCTCAGCCTGGATGGGTTGCAGCATCAGCCCAGGGGCTGTGCCGGTGAGCCGCTCGGTGAGACGGGGCCAGAACTGTTCTGACCAGGCTGCATTGCTCTGCAGGGAGCCGATCGATTCGAGCGCTTTGCGCAGCTGCTCAGCCTGTGCTGGTGACTGGTGCTCCAGCCGACCCCCCAGCTGCACCAGAACATCACTGAGCGTTGCCGGGTCGCAACGCATCAGCAGCTGACGCTTCTGGGCCGGCCCATGCAGCGCAAGGGCCACCTGGACCTCGGGCGTGATCACCAGCAGCAGTGGGTCATCCCCGTCGTCGGGGCGCAGGGACAAGCGTTGGAATCCCCGCAGGGAACCGGGCTCATCGCTGCTGGACTGTCCCGGCAGTGCCGTTGGATGTGGACTCAGTTGATCCAGTTGATCTGGAGCCCACACCCATCCCTGCAGATGTTGGAGCAACTCCGGTTCGTAGAGAGCCGGCAGGGGTGCAGCCAGCCAGATGCCGCGTTCCAGGCCGCGCTCAAGCAGGTCCTGTTGCAGGGTTTCCAGGGCAGCCCACCAAAGCCGCCGGACACCAATCTCATCGCAGCGGCCCTGGGGCACGTCCTGCGCCAGCCGTTGCCGCAGGTCGGTGAAGGAGGGACCGGTCAACGGAGTTGTGCCAAGGAGCGACGGCTTTGCCGGACCACCGACAGGCAGAGGCCGAGCGCGATGAAGTTCACCACCATGGCTGAGCGCCCATAACTGAGGAAGGGCAGGGGGATCCCCGTGACGGGGCCGAGGCCGATGGTCATGAAGATGTTGACCACCACCTGGAACATCAGCATCGTGCCGATCCCGATCACCACCAGTGATTCGAAGTCGGTGCGGGCATTGCGCGCGATCTGGAGCAACCGCGCCATCAACGCTGCAAAGCCAAGAACCACCAGAAGACAGCCAACAAAACCGGTTTCCTCGCCCAGGGCGCTGAAGATGAAATCGGTGTGCTGTTCAGGAATGAAACGCAGCTTGGTCAGTTGGCCTTGAAGAAGACCTGTGCCTAAGACGCCGCCTGAACCGATGCCCACGGTGCTCTGGAGCAGGTGATAGCCCCCGCCCAATGGATCCTGACTGGGGTCGAGAAACAGCACCAAACGGTCCCGTTGATAGTCCTTCAATCCATACATCCAGAGCCATGGCGTCACAGCAGCCATGGCGCCATGGACGGCCAGGGTTGCTGTCGCCGCCAGCCGTTTCCAGGGCAGGGAGCGGTACGCGAGAACTCCCATCAGCGGGATCCAGATCCCCATGGCCCAGGGGAGAAGGCCTGAGAGCAGGGCCGTTACCAGCGGTGACAGCAACAGAATCACCCACTCGATCGGCATCCCCGACCAATAGAGCATCGTGAGCATTAGGGCTCCGAACACTAGGGATGTGCCGAGATCAGGCTGGATGAACACCAGCAGCCAAGGCACCGCAATCACCCCCAGCGGGCGCATCAGATCAATCGGTCGCTCCACCGGGTGTCGCGACAACACCGCTGCCACGAGCAGGATCGCCGCGATCTTGGCGAATTCCGATGGCTGAACATGAACCCCGCCAATGCTGATCCAGCGTTGGGCACCCAGCGCTGTGGTTCCAATCACGCGCACCGCTATGAGGCTGATCACCGTGAGGGCGTAGACGGGAACCAACAGAGGCCGGAGACGCTGCAGCGGCAGCCGTTCCAACCCCAGCGCCAGCAGCACTCCGAAGGCCGCGGTGATCCAGTGGTGATACCAGTCGGCATAGTCCGCCTGGCGTTGGGTGCTGGCGATCAGCACCCCGGCGATGGCGATCATTCCGAGCGGAACACCCCAGAGCACCCACTCCCGGTGCGATCTGCGGCGGTCACGTCGGCTGAACATCGTCAGACGGGCTGGGTGACGGCCTTGAGCACGGCTTCAGCAAGGCCCTTGAACTCCACGGCGCTGGCGGAGTCGCTGCGGTTGATCACGATCGGTCGTCCCGTGTCACCGCCTTCCTGCACTGGCATCTCCATGGGGATCTGAGCCAGCAGGGGAACGTCATAGTCCGCGCCGAGTTGGGCACCGCCGCCACTGCCGAAGAGGGCATAGCGGCAGTCGGGACGGTCTGGGGGAATGAAGGCACTCATGTTCTCCACCACGCCGAGGACGGGAATGCCCATCTGTCGGAACATTGCAAGACCCCGTCGCGCATCCTGCAGCGATACCTGCTGGGGGGTGGTCACGATCACAACGCCGGCCATCGGCACCGCCTGGGCCAGAGAGAGCTGTGCATCACCGGTGCCCGGCGGCAGGTCAACGATGAGGACGTCCCGCTCACCCCATTCGGCCTGGTAGAGGAACTGCCGAATGATGCCGTTGAGCATCGGGCCGCGCCAGATCACAGGCTGGTGATCGTCGATCAGCAGACCCATCGACACCATGGCGATGCCGCAGGTTTCGATCGGGACGATCCGCTGTTGATCGCCGCTGCCCTGCACCTCCGGTGTTTGGTCGGCGACCCCCAGCATGGTTGGTGCGTTCGGCCCGTAAATATCGGCGTCCAGAAGTCCGACCCGCAGCCCGGTCTGGGCGAGG comes from the Synechococcus sp. A15-62 genome and includes:
- a CDS encoding sensor histidine kinase KdpD, encoding MTGPSFTDLRQRLAQDVPQGRCDEIGVRRLWWAALETLQQDLLERGLERGIWLAAPLPALYEPELLQHLQGWVWAPDQLDQLSPHPTALPGQSSSDEPGSLRGFQRLSLRPDDGDDPLLLVITPEVQVALALHGPAQKRQLLMRCDPATLSDVLVQLGGRLEHQSPAQAEQLRKALESIGSLQSNAAWSEQFWPRLTERLTGTAPGLMLQPIQAERPPEAPSHGDLNLLEAITHEVRTPLATIRTLIRSLLRRKDLADVVVNRLRQIDVECSEQIDRFGLIFHAAELQREPNEANLARTDLQAMLSALAPSWTEQLDRRGIALELDLSADLPAILSDSRRLEPMLGGLIDRSTRGLPSGSQLTLHLQAAGPRVKLQLHVEHPDRSQATEAGSAPQRENVGTVLSWDPSTGSLQLSQDATRQMMASLGGRYQPRRDRDITVFFPVHTPGE
- a CDS encoding Mrp/NBP35 family ATP-binding protein, translating into MTPVEQANQALQQVKDAGSGKTALELGWIEQVRITPPRAVFRLSLPGFAQSQRDRIVSEARGALMALDGIEDVQIEIGQPPSQGGIGQAGHGQPAERQSIPGVRQVIAVSSGKGGVGKSTVAVNLACALAQTGLRVGLLDADIYGPNAPTMLGVADQTPEVQGSGDQQRIVPIETCGIAMVSMGLLIDDHQPVIWRGPMLNGIIRQFLYQAEWGERDVLIVDLPPGTGDAQLSLAQAVPMAGVVIVTTPQQVSLQDARRGLAMFRQMGIPVLGVVENMSAFIPPDRPDCRYALFGSGGGAQLGADYDVPLLAQIPMEMPVQEGGDTGRPIVINRSDSASAVEFKGLAEAVLKAVTQPV
- the rodA gene encoding rod shape-determining protein RodA; this translates as MFSRRDRRRSHREWVLWGVPLGMIAIAGVLIASTQRQADYADWYHHWITAAFGVLLALGLERLPLQRLRPLLVPVYALTVISLIAVRVIGTTALGAQRWISIGGVHVQPSEFAKIAAILLVAAVLSRHPVERPIDLMRPLGVIAVPWLLVFIQPDLGTSLVFGALMLTMLYWSGMPIEWVILLLSPLVTALLSGLLPWAMGIWIPLMGVLAYRSLPWKRLAATATLAVHGAMAAVTPWLWMYGLKDYQRDRLVLFLDPSQDPLGGGYHLLQSTVGIGSGGVLGTGLLQGQLTKLRFIPEQHTDFIFSALGEETGFVGCLLVVLGFAALMARLLQIARNARTDFESLVVIGIGTMLMFQVVVNIFMTIGLGPVTGIPLPFLSYGRSAMVVNFIALGLCLSVVRQSRRSLAQLR